One Trichomycterus rosablanca isolate fTriRos1 chromosome 23, fTriRos1.hap1, whole genome shotgun sequence genomic window carries:
- the erp44 gene encoding endoplasmic reticulum resident protein 44: MNLNVFSCVSELHCFTLLLLTGLYTPVRGEITTLDAGNIDDILNNAGVALVNFYADWCRFSQMLHPIFEEASNVVREEYPDASQVVFARVDCDQHTDIAQRYRISKYPTLKLFRNGMMMKREYRGQRSVSAIADFIRQQKVDPVTEVHNLEEINKIDRSKRTIIGFFEQKDSSNYRTYERVANILRDDCVFMAAFGEVAKPERFSGDNVLYKPMGESVPDMVYLGSLTNFDLTYTWAQDKCVPLVREITFENGEELTEEGIPFLILFHQKDDTESLEKFQQEVARQLISEKGSINFLHADCEKFRHPLLHIQKTPADCPVIAIDSFRHMYVFPDFNDLSVPGKVRQFVLDLHSGKLHREFHHGPDPTDTTPGQEENKELASSPPESSFQKLAPSDSRYTIIRGRDEL; the protein is encoded by the exons ATGAACTTAAATGTATTTTCGTGCGTCTCCGAGCTCCATTGTTTTACGTTGCTACTG TTAACAGGACTGTACACTCCAGTGCGGGGGGAAATCACCACTCTGGATGCAGGAAACATCGATGACATTCTTA ATAATGCAGGGGTGGCTTTAGTGAACTTTTATGCAGACTG gtgtcggTTCAGTCAGATGCTGCACCCTATCTTTGAGGAAGCCTCTAATGTGGTGAGAGAAGAATATCCAGACGCTTCACAGGTGGTGTTTGCCCGGGTGGACTGCGACCAGCATA CTGATATAGCCCAACGCTACAGAATTAGCAAGTACCCCACCCTAAAGCTGTTTAGAAATGGCATGATGATGAAGAGGGAATACAGAGGTCAACGGTCAGTATCTGCCATCGCCGACTTCATTCGACAACAGAAGGTGGATCCGGTCACAGAGGTCCACAACCTGGAGGAGATCAACAAAATAGAT AGGTCTAAACGAACCATCATAGGCTTCTTTGAGCAGAAAGATTCGAGTAACTACCGTACATATGAAAGGGTGGCTAACATCTTGCGAGATGACTGTGTCTTCATGGCTGCATTCGG TGAGGTGGCTAAGCCGGAGCGCTTTAGTGGTGATAATGTTCTCTATAAGCCGATGGGTGAAAGTGTTCCTGATATGGTGTACCTTGGTTCACTAACAAACTTTGACCTGACATACACATGGGCACAGGACAAGTGTGTGCCACTCGTCCGGGAGATCACCTTCGAGAACGGAGAG GAGCTGACAGAAGAGGGAATTCCATTCCTAATCCTTTTCCATCAGAAGGATGACACAGAAAGTCTGGAGAAGTTCCAGCAGGAGGTGGCGCGCCAGCTGATCAGTGAGAAGG GCTCAATAAATTTCTTGCATGCTGATTGTGAAAAGTTCCGACACCCTCTGCTGCACATCCAGAAAACCCCTGCTGACTGCCCAGTCATCGCCATCGACAGTTTCCGCCACATGTATGTCTTCCCAGATTTCAACGACCTTTC ggttccTGGAAAAGTAAGGCAGTTTGTGTTGGACCTTCACTCTGGAAAACTTCATCGAGAGTTTCACCATGGACCTGACCCCACAGACACCACCCCAGGACAG GAGGAGAACAAAGAATTGGCCAGCAGCCCTCCAGAGAGCTCGTTCCAGAAGCTGGCACCCAGCGATTCACGTTACACGATCATCAGGGGTCGGGACGAACTGTGA